The window gttttatttatacagactGATATCCATAGCAATGAGGTATAGGTTAGTATATGAGGAGGTACAAGTTAGTACAGGGGGTACAGGTTAGTACAGGAGATACAGGTTAGTACATGGCCCTAGAATCTGCAGCATTTACTGCTACAGGAGAGAGCAGCAGGAAACTCATTGTCTAAGAACACAGATTCTGaagctggactggctggctggAAATCCTTGCATTATTATTAGTATGTGACCTTGACAAGTTGCTGAAAAGTTGTTTAATTTTACTTGTTTCAGCATTCTTATCTATAACATGGAAAAATGCTTAAAGCAATTCCTGGGGCATAGTGAGCATAATTATCTGCTGCTTAATAAAAATCATCAGAACATGTACTGTAAAGCTTCATCTATGTACAGCCATGGATTGATACTTGTTCATGTGGGAACATCCAGGAATCATCTAGAGACTTAACAGTGGGTGATGGTTTCTTAGGATTATGATCAATGTTTTGTGATGAATATTGTTGTCAATTTATAAAATTGGATGAAATAATGACATTTGTATAGTGAAATGACACATGAGAGCTTCACAGCAAAGTTCCTGACATGTTAATAAATCTCCTTACCAAGTGTGTGTGGTCAGCACTTCATCCTGTGATTCGTAGATATTTTCAGGCTGACTACCATTAACTAACTTTAAAGTCAataatctgtttttatttctaccagtgtggaatttttatttcatttgttccttctttcattttatcCTTTTTGCTAATATGTAAATAATCTTGAAAAGTCAGAGCAAATTCTGGGTTCTATAATGAAAAGGTGACGTCATTTGTCAATTCCAATTTGCTTTAATCTGTAGGAGGCTCTTAAGACTCATTAGTTGTACTAATCTGTGCAAGTATCACCTTCTAATGGGAAGAGCTCAAGAGCCCAGATGTCTTTCAAGTTAACTCCATTCTCCAAAGCCTCTATACTTCatactttcattttgtttcaaaGGCCAAGTATTTTGGAGAAACTACGTTGTTGGCTTTTATTGGCTCACTTCCAATCAATTttccagaaatttttttttttttttttttggtttttcgagacagggtttctctgtgtagctttgcgcctttcctgggactcacttggtagcccaggctggcctcgaactcacagagatctgcctggctctgcctcccgagtgctgggattaaaggcgtgcgccaccaccgcccggcaattttccAGAATTTTTAATAAACATTAAAACTTTACTTAATGGATCATGGCCCTTACAGAAGCAAATtgttaatttcaatttttaaacgAAAACTTTCTAACAGTATAGAAAAGTGAAAGCATGTTTACCGTTATCTGTGTACATTTTGGTAAtcttcagtggaaaaaaaaacaaccttccaAACCAAAGTGACTGGGGTTGGTAAAGATGTCAGTGAGTGTTGGAAAGCGACAGGCCAGTGCCAAGCAGGtgtcttcattcattcatccattcattcattcagaatGTTTGTATCCACTGTGTTTCAGGCACTGCTGTGTGATCTGAGGGTGCAATGACTGCTAAGTACACAGTCCATGCAGTTTACCACTCAGTGAGATTTGGACCTCGtaactaaagaaagaaagtacGCTACTTTAACATTTATATTAAGAATTTTCTGGAaaattttgttcccagcatgaataaaataaaattatacctcAGTTGTTAGgatatggagaaaataaaattacagtCATCTTTCATATCTCTGGGAGATTAGTTTCTGGACCCTATACAAATACCAAAATGTACAGATGCTCACAGCCCATATACCTGTTTGCACATAACCTTGTGCATCTTCTtgtatactttaaatcatctctggCTTGCTTCTAATATTCAATATAATTTAAACTATGTAAACAGTCATCATATGACATTTTAAGGAATAAATTACTGTACTTGTTGATGCATTTTTTTATGGTTCATTGGATCTATGAATTTGGACACCGTCTATGCAGAGaataatttatttagaaaataataatgtACTCGGGAATGTACTTAGAGATGAATTTTTCTATCTGGAATAATATATTTATGATGAGGCAATCCTATAGATACTAACAGGAAACCGGGAGTATTTAAAATGTAGAACAAAGTAAACATTTAAACAACTGCAAACctctttttggggggttttttgtttttttgtttttgtttttgcttgtgtaTTTCGCCTATGACAGTAGCTTTCTCAAACTTCTGACTGAAATATTTTGGAATTGTAGAGGATTCTCAGATTTATGATTTTTTCAATCATCTTAAATGACGTGACTTAGAGAGATGCTGCTAACTATGACTGGACCATCACTGCATAGTGTTCATGATCAGAATTTAAAGTGCTGGAAAAGGCCGGATACAGGCACACAAAACCAGATTCAAACACTATTCAAGATTCTTAACTTCCCTTCACAGAGAGTCATCAAACACGTTTACTTTACAGTCATTAGGTTTGGAAAGAAGTGAATAAATGCTCAGGCATCCAGGTGCCTCTGATGCTGGTGACATGGGGACTATGTCCAGGGAAACAGTGTTCTGGGGTAGCCCTTAAGCAGACTTCTGATCTTGACCCAAATTATTTTCCTGAGTGCCACTTGTATTTTCTCTAGAATTTGCTGGAGGTTGTTGTCCAAGGACTACAGAACGTCACACCCACAGATACCTTGAATTAAAGTTTGAAGCACTAGAATTATCAGTGACTAAACAATGCTACAATTTTTTTCCTGGGGGCGGGGTGGTACACCTGGTTGTTAGGATTCTGTTTtctcctccagctgcatgactgcagaTGTGCAGTTCAGTAGCTTAGCCAGGGGTCTTAAGTCATCCATGCGCTGTGTGATTACATAATGTGCATGTGGTCATGCAATCTGCACATGTGTggcgtagctccataagcccatatgcgcgtgtgcagggaaatccttaaaaagcctgtcacagactcctcccctctcttcggctctctgctcctcccccctctctctcccttctcctcacatgtctcttccacaggcctggccaCTCtcttctgccccccaccccccataaatctctgatactgggttttgtgaTACCTCTTGACTTTTCTCACATGATAACAGTGCCAAGTATTTAAAACCAACACTGGTAGCTTCTATAATTGTATTATGTTATGAGTGTAAGGAAAAGGATTcaaatgtgttttcttatttttatatagttTGCTTGATATTGAATGAACAAGTAAGGGACACACTGTGACTTGAAGTGCTTCTAAATAAAATTCAAGATGTGTTTTCTTGAGATATTTGAAAAAAACCTACAGGGCTTTCTGCCCACAGTGGTTTTAGCTTGTGACCCACTAGCCTGGTGTGGAAGGGCTGCAGTTCTGGACTGCAGTTCTGCAAACCTTAGGGGCTGTAAAGTTAGAGAACTTTGCCAACTCCATGACGTCTCAACATTTTTGTCTTTGGGGCTGGATCAGCTACTCCCAGCCTCTGaaatttccttctctgtctctttgctaTGTATGAGAAGTTGGTTCCAGGATCCCACATAGATACCGTGCTCTACAGGTACTTATAGTCCGTATGTACAATGGcatagtatttgcatataacctgtCTCTATCCCCCTGTGTATGAGATCATCTCTCAAATTAGTTCTCAGTGGTCCTAATTTCATTGCTTTGTAGGTTTTGCTCTCTTGTAGCTGAATTCTTGGTTGTCTTTGAAACATTCTAATTGTTGAAGGAAGAAGTTACTtgcttattgtttatttattgagtGTGACAGCAAAGTGTGCCATGTGAGTGGGAGTGTTCAGCAGATGCTCCTCATATCATGGCAGACAGTAGACAGAGAAGAGGACTGGCTGGAACCTTCAAAGTTATGCCCCTagggacccacttcctccagaagTTCCTCCTCAAGTTTCCAGAGCCTCCTCCAAAAGCACCACCTGCTGGGTGCCAAGGTTTAACATAGGAACCTTGGTGCTTTTTGTGCCCACCTCAATCCAGGCTCTTTTCAAACATCAAATACAACCATTCCTTCCCATTAACTCCAAAGTCCTAAGGCAGTTCACCTCCACTTCAGACTTGGAAAGCCCAGTCTCAGGTAAATCAAATGTAGATGAGATTAGAGCACAAGCTCCTCCAGATGGGAGCCCGTGAGATCAGAataagcactgtgcttctgaaatACAATGGCCAGGCAGGCATAGGGAAGATAGTCTCatttgaaaaggagaaaacaggatAGCTGGTCCCAAGTAGGTATGAAATCCAACAGGGCTTGGGGGTACTGCATTTTACAGGGGAACACTACATTCTCTGACCCTATTCTGTGCAGGGGAGGATCCAGAAGCCTCTGCGGCCCTGCTCTGAAGGCTTGTCTGGATGACTCCATGTCTGCAGGGTTAGATACAGAAACCTCTGAACCCCTGCCTGATGACTTACCTAGGTTTTGCCGGTGCAGCAGCTCTTTCAGATTCAAGTCTTCCTGTCGGCAGCTCTCCTGGAGTTGTGTGCTAATAGCTTTCTATATTTGTGTCTGTGGTCTCAAGAGTGGCCCCACTCCCATAGATTCAGTCTATGATGACTCCACCCCCATGCCAAATTCTTGGAATGCTCCCATGCAGTTGGCTACATCCTTTGGAATCTAGGTAGAGAGGCTACATTCTTTGAAATCTAGGTGGAGAAAGCCTTGCTACATAGCTCTTGGATTCTGTGAGTAGCAGACAAATACCACCGAAATTTACAACTTTCAGACTAGCAATCTGGGCTGCACAAAGACTGTAGACCTTGTACCAGAATGCAGGGAGCAGAGACTCAACAATGGCAGAAGCTTGGGTATTTCAGGTGTCATTCTGGATACCTCCTCAAGGTCCTAGCTTGTCTTGAAAACTCTGGAACGGCCTTCAGCATCATTCTCTCTTTGTGTGCTCAAGAGGAAAGCCCATTTTCCATCCTTCCATATTAGTTTCCTTAGAAAAGGTCACTTAGTCTCACTGGTTGGGTCTGGGAGTCTCGCAAATATTGGTGAGGCCACCGGAGTTAGTTGAACAGAAGCAACTTCATTCCATCACCACGGGGTACCAGAACTTCTAACTAGTTAGGGCTGCAGGCAGGTCAGGATCTGTACTGTGACCCCAAACAGAGGGAGTAGGTCCTTTTTAAAGCAAAAGCCACGAGTATATCTGTGGCTgggaggaggagggctggggtgaTAAAAGAAATTTTTACAATTTGAGGTTAAATCCTGGACCACAGTAATTCTGGGAATTTACAACTTGTGATAATGTTCAAGCTTAACAGGGGGGTTTGTAGAAGCTTGCTTACACAAGTCTGTGGTTATTTTAACACAGTTCTTGGCACAGCTAGTGTCCTCCCTGTGGCTGAGAATATAGGGCAAGGCTCAAGCAATAGAGGAAGCTGGGTAAGTGGGCTCATGTTCAGACTTTCTCTGGGCCTTTAACCTCAGAGATTCCTTGCCTGTCTGTCATTTCCCTTTCAGTGCATTTTCAGTGCATGCAGTTGGAAGAAGCCTTGCAGCATCTTGAATGCTTTGCTGCTTACATACCTTCCTTTATTTTCTCCTGTCAAATATCCCAGTTTGTCACACTTACATTCTGCCTTGCCTAAAGATGGACTCGGGTCAGCCAGATTCTTtggcatttttttccccaaagaaagctgtagctagagttttcctgcctggcccacagtcaggacaaatctctttcacctgccagtcccacagccgctcagacccaaccaagtaaacacagagacttatactggttacaaactgtatgcccttggcaggcttcttgctaactgttcttacagcttaaattaatccatttctataaatctataccttgccacatggctcgtggcttaccggcatcttcacatgctgtttgtcatcgtggtggctggcagtgtctccctgactcagccttccacttcccagctttattctcctccttgtctcgcctacacttcctgcctagccaacggccaatcagtgttttattgaccaatcagcaacacatttgccatacagaacatcccacagcagaaagctTTTGGTAGTACTTGtttgggttttaattttttaaaaaaaaggcctATTTTAGCTTCAGGTACTATCCTCCTACCTCagactccctagtgctgggtttcCAGGCACTCACCACCACGCCTAAATGACAAAAAAATAACCAATTGCTCCAATTTCCAATCATCTTTACTCCTTGTTCCTCATTTTGGCCTGAGACCCAAGACCTGCATTTCTACCCATGTATGATTACTACTACTTAACCCTAAGAGGCGTTGGACCTTCCTGCAGTTCCTCTCCTTCTGTGCCTTTTCCAGAGCTGCCCTTACCAGTTCATTCTTAGCAATCTAGACTTCTCCCAGCATGCCCTTGAAAACCATTCCAGCCTCTACCCATTACCCAGCTACAAAGCCCGGTTTATGTTTGTTAATAGCTAGACCGTGCTTGTCTGGTGCCAGTTTTCAACCTTGCTCTGTTTTGTGCCATTAGATAAAACACAACACAGATATGTTGTAACTTAAAAAggattttagtattttaattatgtgtacatatgtgtctgAGTATTAGTATGTGCATGCCAATGtaggtgcccactgaggccaaaGCCATCAACTCCCCTGGAAcgagagttacaggcagttgtgagctgcctaacatggGTGTTGGGAGTCAAACTCAAGCCCTCTGAAAGAGCTGTATCTACTGttcactgtggagccatctctccagcccagagacttGGTAACTTAAGAGGGAGAAAAATCTTACCTCTTAACATTGTTGAAGCTAGAAAATACAGTATGCAGGTCCTAagtattttccttccttctactGAAACCTTCTATAATTATCTGAAATTTCTgtcagattttaattttaaaatctaaaattttcAGAAGGGTAGTTTAGGTCAGGCCCCTAATGGGCACTAGTGAAAAGACCTATATTCGTCTATCATATATACTCATCCGTGTACAGACCAGCACCAAAGTACACACCCTTCTGCCCAGGTCTCCAGATCCATTGGTAAATTTGTTTAGAGGTTTGGTCTCAAATATAGTTTTGACAGAATCCTTGAGAGAACCTGATTtctccaaacatttttttttgtttgaatagTGTTTGTTCATTATTATGTATTTTCACCTGGATAATAATAGTTCCTTATTCCCCAAGGTGCATGTACAAAAAGCAGCTATTTTTTGCTATCAGAATTATTTTGTAGTAACTGCAAAGTGGTTAACTTTGATTTTAGCTAATGAGGAAGATAGAGAacaatttgcttttaaatttaatCAAGtagttaatttaattaataagTCTTGTTGGGAACCAGGCTAGTCTTAGACTCAGCCctgcctcttctgcctcctgaattctgggattacaggcacaagtcaccacacccagcttgcaaATGTTCTGGTCACTACTTTTGGCGATTAATTTTaccttttttgcttgttttgatcaGTTTTTAACTACAGTATAGTGTTTGTACTCAAATGAACATTTCTATTAACCTAACCAATGCATACTCACTTAACTATCCCCATCACAAGATATATGGAATTCTTTAACCATGTCTTTACTTTTTGCCAAACAGTATTTATTGACCATCTTTCTTACAGATAAAACACATCTACACACCGGTCTCATTTGCTGGGGGCGTGGTTCCCAGGGAAGACAGGGCTTAGTCCTGGGAGCTGTTCTTTTGCCTGACTGCAAACTATTCCTCATTTCTTCAGGGCCTTAACCAGCTCTCTCTCCTTGTATGCCGCCCTGTTTCTTTCTGACCTAAATGCTCTTCTTACCTGGAGACAGATAAATTTCTGCTGAACCCCTATTAGTTCTGTCAGGACCCCTGTTTACTTCTTATTTCCGCTGCTGTGGTAGACCGTCCCCTGTTCCCATGTGTTTTGCACATCACTGTAGTGTGCTGTATATTCTCTCATTAGTCTCGGGAGTGCTCCCCAATTTCAGGTCCATTGGAAGTCCTCCATCTATACATCTAGTTTAGTTATCAATTTAAGAAATGCTCTACCTTTTCTGTATTACGTGGCATGGTAGGAGGATAGATTAGGATGTGTACTAACTGTACAGTATTACAACCAATAGTTACCTTCTTGTCTGCCTGTGTTTCCCTATGTCATGTGTCAAGAAAAGGAGTCCGTAAGccagtttctattttcttagcATTCTTTTGAGGTGATATTAGGGAGCCACAAGGGAGAGAGCTGGAGACCGTCCCTACCATGGCCTCCCCTTTCCTAACTTTTCTTCCACTTAGCAGTGGCCTCTTCATAGTTCATGCACTTGACTGACACTGTTCCACTGTTCTCGTCATTGACATGGAAAGCTGGGAACATTGTCTTCTGCTAGCTGAGTTGGAGTTTGGACATCTGGGTTGATGTTTCCTTAGGCAGCTGAAACACTTTCCAGAAGACTTTCTAGCTCccattgaaattattttaaacctCTGTTATAAGATTAAGATATTAGAATAGAAAATAGTTCAAaatcttttattatttccttATTATGTCTTTTACCTAATACctagaatattaaaattttacattttaatgagaTAATAGTATGTtttgattatatgtgtgtgtgtgtgtgtgtgtgtgtgtgtgtgtgtgtgtgtgtgttgcataatATTTAAATCAGGTTAAATATATCTGACCcctcaaactttcattatttattatagTAAAAACtttcacaatttttttctcctttttgaaaTGTATAGTATTTTACTGTTAACCCCTATTTCCTGTACTGTGTGACAGCACACCAGAATTGCTTGCTTTTACTATTTGTGAGTATTCCTTGATCAGGGATTATTACTGATTGTAATTGATAGTACATGAAATACTGTTGTgtacaacattaaaaataatgaaatgtggtCTAACATGGACAACGCCTCATGTCCCTTTACCCTTTTAATTTACATTGTCaggtcattgttttgtttgttcatctgAAGGAAACtagactgagctgtcttccctCTAGCTCTTACCAATGTATAAATAAATTGCACCACAGTGTTTTGTCCACACATACTGAGATCTAATGGTAGAAGAGAAAAGTAATTGTAGGGCCCCGGTGAGTTTGGCTTGGGAAATTATACATAAATTATTCTGGATGGTCTTGGTTCCAAGTCACACCCTAAAGTAGATGATTTAGTGAAGTGCATTTTGGGATAGTCAACCCCACTACTTTCACCTATCAGTATGATACAGTTAATAGGTGGGTAGACACCTCCTTGTTCGTTATTTTGTTAACCTGACCAGAGTGACAGTTGTGTTATTTCATAGGAAATCTAAGAGAGAAAGCACTGCAATTTGGTAATTGTGGAACTATTCAGTGCAAAATCTGCCCCTGAGAAATGGTGTGTGGGTGGGAGCCTGTACTTTCTATGTTCCTCTGAGCCAGCACCTTCATGGCCTTTCACAGAGTGAGAGATAGCCCCCGGAGAGTCCTTAGATCCCTTGTGGTCATCTAGCAGTAATTTACAGGAGAGAAGCTGGGGCTCAGAAACATACATTTCCTAGCCTGAAGTCACATACCTCATCAACACAGATCTTCACCCTGCTCTGCCCACCATTTTTCTGACATGATGGGAAGCCATTATGTCTCAGTTATTTATCACACTCTCCGTGGCTACTTTAGACCTCTGTTTAAATTTTTGTTGCTCCTTGTACAGGATGTGCTTTTGTGGTTACAGCCTGGGGGAACTTAACATGGCCTATCCACGGAGATTCTTCTGTGACCCTTTGTACTCACAGGTAAGGGTGTTCCTTTCCTGCATAAGGAAGGCACCTGTCACATGGAAGTCCTACAGCCTCGTTAGAGGGAATCAGGGAATCTTTCCCCAAGTTCTGAAGACTTCAgggcaaagacaggaagaaagccaGAGACCTCCTGCTTCTGCTGGTTTTCAGCATGTCAGATTCTTCAGCATCATTTCCCGTCCTGTCCATCACTGTTACTGGTGGTCAGCTAGAGGATGTACATACTTCCTTATTTATCAGCAGTAGACTCCAAATAAAATCAGATATTGAAGGTCGAAGATAGTTCCTACAAACAACCCTATTTAATctcacacagagaaataaaaatggggCACTGGATATGCCATTCACTGACAGTTTTTGAATCACAGGTAATTATCTCCTGAAGAAGAAAATTGGTCATAGTTTTTGCTGCTGAGAGCGTGGGAAAGACGGCAGTGTATATTTGATTGCTAACTAAaatggggcttttttttttttttagttttccttgaTAGAGAAATTGTGAAATAAATTGTGAAGTGATAATTgctaatattcattttttttccataacaGGACAGACATGAATCAGTTGATGCTCAAAACACTTGTCATCTGTGGCACATGAATATAGAAGCCCTTCCAGAGTGGATAAACTGCCTAATACACAAAGTAAGTCTCTTGGTTCCCGAGTAAGGTTAGGCATATATTGCCTTCACAATATTTTTGTGCTCTTTTTTTCTTAGATGTGTCGTTTCAGAACACGTGAATGATTATATTTCTCTTGATTGCACTCACTGGCTCCACTCCTCTTCCTGGAGCATTTCAGTGCTTTTGTGTGTGACTTTGTACCTGGTATTTCTAGTCTCTCAATGTGCTCAGAGATACTAACCTGGTTCGTTCCCCCGTTTCCATTgctctttcttgttttcattgAGACATTGCTTAGCAACCTATCGGCTGCCCACCGCTGTCCATTTTCCCACTgcgtctctctcccctctgccttatATGTCTATATTATGCAGGCTCACACACACTATATTACATATCACTGGTAAATATACATAAGGATATaatgacacacaaatacataatcaTACACACATCTGTTCAAACATACCAACATTTACCTtgctcttttctcattaatttcTTAGGTCCTCTAATAGAATATAAAAACCGTAGAACCAGGAAATTTTATCCTTTGCTAGGTAGAATCATACCTGTTATATCTGTGAGTGAACCATCTTTGTGCATCTatcatttatacacacatataaaaacagcTGGATAATCAGTGTCTCTTACTGAGTGGATGAAAATGGAGATGTTCTGCTATAAGtaatatttaatgaaatattgTCAGAAAAAGACATGTTTTTTAAGTGCATGTTTTAGGTATTTTACTTTGCATTGTTAAACACTTGTCTTGGAAGAGTATAAATAATATAACCTTTGGAAAACTAGAATTAAATTTCTCCACTGAGTAgcttatgtttttgtttaaaaagtgGCACATGGTGGCTCTCACTTGAATCTCACTTGAATACATTAGGATTTCCTGGGAGCATGCTGGTGTCCTGCTCCTAAATGTCCTGAACTTCACAGAGTAGATTAGAACCCGACAGAGACCCCACTGTCTTTCTTGACAGTTTTAAAAGCAGTTCGTTAATTTCTAATCTGAGTATGGAAATACAGCATATGAGCTAGGCGATCAGTACCTCTTGGTTGCGCATAGGAAGCCATGGAGCTCTTTATTCTGTTGGCTGATAAAGTCCGTCCATTCCCCCATcccccccctccacccacccaccccatgcTTGGCATGCAAGAAGTGAATCAGAACAGACACTTTCTGTGAGATTTCACTTGCAAATGAAGCTCTGTAGACTTGATTTGCTTCCTGGTTCCatggagtatttttcttttcattagttCACACTGTATCTGTATTCAGCCTATTGTTCAGAGACTTTCTTTAGGAATTCTTGGTCGTTCAGCTAGGCATGATTCGCAATATGCTCTCCTTCTAGTAGTTTGTAGCGGCTCGCTTATCTCTGTTTACTGGAAAGCTTGTTCCCGCTTGCTGTTCTGTCTGCtaatcagaaaacagaaagctagcCTTTTCTGTAACATAGAAAGTGTTCATGTgatcggctttttttttttttcttttaaactcattCTCTGGTCACTTTACAATGAAAGCATTGTCTTTATTTCCTTTACTACCTGTAGGCCCAGTGGACAGTTGGGAAACTGAATTGTCCTTTCTGTGGGGCCCGATTAGGGGGCTTTAATTTTGTCAGCACTCCAAAATGTTCCTGTGGCCAGCTTGCAGCTGTACATCTCTGCAAGAGCCGGACTGATCACCAACCAGCTCAGGCAGGCCAACTAATGAGCCCGGCGTTGAAATACTTGTCACATCCCGGAGTCCAGTCAGGTTGTGATAAGGAGGCTCCGGTGACAGGTCACGGTGGCTCCGGGACCAGAAACCACGGGCTTTCAAACATGGCCCGAAACAGTAACGGCCTTGGAAGACTCACAGAAGCTCTCTGCCTGGAGGTGCGAGCGACATATTTTGAGATGAAGAATGAAAAACTGCTCTTCAAAGCATCGGATCCAAAATACCAGCCTTTTGTTCCTCAGCTCGGGACCGGCAGGTGCACTTCAAGAGCCTCTCACAGGAAGTCACACAGTTTGGACCTGAACATCCAGGAGAAGCTGACTTTGTTACCCACTTTCTATGAAATCCACAGTAAGACTACTGCCTATCCCAGGCTAAATGAAACACAGCCTGTTGACCTTTCCGGCTTAGCTTTGCCGTGTAGTAAAAGTAGCTGCTCCTTTCAAAGCCCACCCAGTTTTGATCCTGACATGCTGCTGCACAGACTTTCAGTGGCTCCACATGAGACCCAGGCACAAAGAGGCAGAGAATTTCAGTGTGGCCTAGAAGCTTCCTCCATATACTCAGATCACGCTAATGCTAACAGCCTGACATTCCTGATGGATCTGCCCTCAGCGGGGAGGAGCATGCTGGATGCCTCCGACCAAGAAGAACACCTCTCCCCTCTGGACTTCCTGCGCTCTGCCAGCTTTCCCTTGGGCACCATTAACCGCAGGCTGAATAACAGAGAGAGGAGCAAGTTGAGGACTctaagaaggcagaggaggaggcatGAAAGATGGCTACAGAAGCAGGTGAGTGCTTGAAAATCAGTTTAGCAAATATAAAAACAGTATTCTAAGTCCCGGGGCTTTCAGAATGGTTGTATGCTAAAATCTCAGTTTTAAGTTTTGAGATGACATGTCTCTCTATGTACACTTAATAATGACGTAGCCCTCTTATCATTGGCGCTGTGTAGCCCTGCTCCTGTGCTTCATATATGTCCAGAGAAAGTGTCTTACAGTTTACCCCAATTCAGTGAATGCATTAGAGGTCCACTCACCTTATGATACTGAGATTGGATGGTTTGTCACAAAAGTGTTTTAAATCTATGCCACGTTTAGATTGGTTTTACCATGGTTTTATTTCAGGCTgagttaaaaaaatgtttttgcaaGTCCAATGTGGTGACAGTTCATTCACTTTTCATcacatgtattttaatttaatattcagGAAACTGTATTCATATGCTCGTGTGGTCCAGACATGACTAACTGCTGAATGTGGAGACATATCTGAAGGGGAATTTATTCAGACTGTCATTTTGTAGCAGAGTTTGATTCCCTAGTGTTTGAACTACTTGTGTGCCCCTTACAGTATTTTCATGGTTGTGTGGATGAAAGGAGACAATAAGATTTATCTACTGTGGAAACCAATTAAAGTCAACGGAAGACAAGCTATGAAATTTGAAAGTTTGGGAGCCAGTATATTTCTGTATAAA is drawn from Peromyscus eremicus chromosome 11, PerEre_H2_v1, whole genome shotgun sequence and contains these coding sequences:
- the Rnf180 gene encoding E3 ubiquitin-protein ligase RNF180 isoform X1, which gives rise to MKRSEEATSRQASEEQIGSLRCWKCRKCIASSGCFMNYLETQVTEDRHESVDAQNTCHLWHMNIEALPEWINCLIHKAQWTVGKLNCPFCGARLGGFNFVSTPKCSCGQLAAVHLCKSRTDHQPAQAGQLMSPALKYLSHPGVQSGCDKEAPVTGHGGSGTRNHGLSNMARNSNGLGRLTEALCLEVRATYFEMKNEKLLFKASDPKYQPFVPQLGTGRCTSRASHRKSHSLDLNIQEKLTLLPTFYEIHSKTTAYPRLNETQPVDLSGLALPCSKSSCSFQSPPSFDPDMLLHRLSVAPHETQAQRGREFQCGLEASSIYSDHANANSLTFLMDLPSAGRSMLDASDQEEHLSPLDFLRSASFPLGTINRRLNNRERSKLRTLRRQRRRHERWLQKQGKYSGVGLLDHMSLSNEMSTDDENEYTEEKDSYICAVCLDVYFNPYMCYPCHHIFCEPCLRTLAKDNPASTPCPLCRTIISRVFFQTELNNATKTFFTKEYLKIKQSFQKSSSAKWPLPSCKKGFHLFGGFHRHAAPVTRRQFPHGAHRMDYLHFEDDSRGWWFDMDMVIIYIYSVNWVIGFIVFCFLCYFFFPF
- the Rnf180 gene encoding E3 ubiquitin-protein ligase RNF180 isoform X2, which produces MNIEALPEWINCLIHKAQWTVGKLNCPFCGARLGGFNFVSTPKCSCGQLAAVHLCKSRTDHQPAQAGQLMSPALKYLSHPGVQSGCDKEAPVTGHGGSGTRNHGLSNMARNSNGLGRLTEALCLEVRATYFEMKNEKLLFKASDPKYQPFVPQLGTGRCTSRASHRKSHSLDLNIQEKLTLLPTFYEIHSKTTAYPRLNETQPVDLSGLALPCSKSSCSFQSPPSFDPDMLLHRLSVAPHETQAQRGREFQCGLEASSIYSDHANANSLTFLMDLPSAGRSMLDASDQEEHLSPLDFLRSASFPLGTINRRLNNRERSKLRTLRRQRRRHERWLQKQGKYSGVGLLDHMSLSNEMSTDDENEYTEEKDSYICAVCLDVYFNPYMCYPCHHIFCEPCLRTLAKDNPASTPCPLCRTIISRVFFQTELNNATKTFFTKEYLKIKQSFQKSSSAKWPLPSCKKGFHLFGGFHRHAAPVTRRQFPHGAHRMDYLHFEDDSRGWWFDMDMVIIYIYSVNWVIGFIVFCFLCYFFFPF